One stretch of Streptomyces sp. MMBL 11-1 DNA includes these proteins:
- a CDS encoding type VII secretion system-associated protein: MSSAGAKTGGTPLGGAVSTTGGEGAATPPVPDDIRAAARTAPEHWFGMVDPAWSGDGAPPLWAVIGQWRSDADGEITEWQRNDAYRPSPGMLGWPEPTDDVDAAMQLAATGYGPVEAVALAVVTAELAVLTAPGGGVVSACTPDGDPVVPVFTAPGHLERAGALAHRVLPVSEALALVPEGQDLYLNPTGPVALRLSEDDLSRAVDVLEAAESKEEQN, encoded by the coding sequence ATGAGTTCCGCAGGCGCGAAGACGGGCGGAACCCCCCTCGGGGGAGCGGTCTCCACCACCGGAGGCGAGGGGGCCGCGACGCCCCCGGTGCCCGACGACATCCGTGCGGCGGCGCGCACCGCACCCGAGCACTGGTTCGGCATGGTGGACCCCGCGTGGAGCGGGGACGGCGCACCGCCCCTGTGGGCGGTGATCGGGCAGTGGCGTTCGGACGCCGACGGTGAGATCACCGAATGGCAGCGGAACGACGCGTACCGTCCCTCACCGGGGATGCTCGGCTGGCCCGAGCCGACCGACGACGTGGACGCCGCCATGCAGCTCGCGGCCACCGGCTACGGCCCCGTCGAGGCCGTGGCCCTGGCCGTGGTCACCGCCGAACTGGCCGTTCTGACCGCGCCCGGCGGCGGTGTGGTCAGTGCCTGTACCCCGGACGGCGACCCGGTGGTGCCGGTGTTCACCGCGCCCGGCCACCTGGAGCGGGCGGGAGCCCTCGCCCACCGCGTACTGCCCGTCTCGGAGGCGTTGGCGCTCGTGCCCGAGGGCCAGGACCTGTACCTCAACCCGACCGGCCCCGTCGCCCTGCGGCTGTCCGAGGACGACCTGTCCCGCGCCGTCGACGTACTGGAAGCGGCGGAAAGCAAGGAGGAGCAGAACTGA